One window from the genome of Abyssisolibacter fermentans encodes:
- a CDS encoding TraX family protein, translating into MESNKVQSELIVKTQRNDVLKLFAMITMLIDHVGEVFFPRILTLRVIGRLALPIFAYQIAIGYSKTSNLKNYVKRLLVFALISQIPFCLVFSRPWYTLNILFAFLLSILVLYVYDKGIAYVSNYRKEKNNKNLLLAVVTFIGLVLIIIMPEVLTMMTHHAIIECSYYSSLMVLLFHILHDKKLNMVIGYIFLSVLQIQILGAYKISHSLKVSPVECLFRFKEIWQVVSSKFYIYTLQANSIFALIAIYVLESIKPKFKLNKYIGYWFYPVHLVVLMAINWIIN; encoded by the coding sequence ATGGAAAGTAATAAAGTACAAAGTGAATTAATTGTTAAAACGCAAAGAAATGATGTGCTAAAACTATTTGCAATGATTACAATGCTTATAGACCACGTAGGGGAAGTATTTTTTCCAAGAATATTGACTTTAAGAGTTATAGGAAGGTTAGCATTGCCAATATTTGCATATCAAATAGCCATAGGATATAGTAAGACTTCTAATTTAAAAAATTATGTTAAAAGATTATTAGTATTTGCATTGATTTCACAAATACCATTTTGTTTAGTTTTTTCTAGACCATGGTATACGTTGAATATTCTTTTTGCATTTTTATTATCTATTTTAGTATTGTATGTGTATGATAAGGGGATTGCTTATGTTTCTAATTATAGAAAAGAAAAAAATAATAAGAATCTTTTACTAGCAGTGGTAACGTTTATTGGGCTTGTTTTAATAATTATAATGCCTGAAGTATTAACTATGATGACTCATCATGCAATTATAGAATGCAGTTATTATTCATCTTTGATGGTACTACTATTTCATATCTTGCATGATAAAAAATTAAATATGGTTATTGGATATATATTTTTGTCAGTATTACAGATTCAAATCCTTGGAGCATATAAGATTTCTCATAGTTTAAAAGTTAGTCCAGTTGAATGTTTATTTAGATTTAAAGAAATATGGCAAGTCGTAAGTAGTAAATTTTATATATATACACTTCAAGCAAATAGTATATTTGCATTAATAGCAATATATGTATTAGAGTCAATAAAACCAAAATTCAAGTTGAATAAGTATATAGGATATTGG
- a CDS encoding TraX family protein: MEVAKNKLTVKTQRNDLLKLFAMFTMLIDHVGVSFFPNLLIFRSIGRLALPIFAYQLAIGYSKTSNLKQYSKRLFIFALISQVPYTFLGYQYGMEICPFQLSVMFTLLLSLGVMHVYDKGIEHISCFRKEKSYKVLLLGILIFIGLCLIIIAPEILNKITDGKINFEYSFYLLLMVLLFHINHDKKILMVLSYTILSIICAYIIGVQMISRFLEKTLEFSCALKMMTKNGAFFKLDGYFFQVRSIFAFIPIFIFESFKTEFKLNKYVGYWFYPAHMAILIMISWIIK, encoded by the coding sequence ATGGAAGTTGCAAAAAATAAATTGACAGTCAAAACACAGAGAAATGATTTATTGAAATTGTTTGCAATGTTTACAATGCTTATTGATCACGTTGGGGTTTCTTTTTTTCCAAATTTATTAATTTTTAGATCTATAGGCAGACTAGCTTTACCAATTTTTGCATATCAATTAGCTATTGGATATAGCAAAACCTCTAATTTAAAACAATATAGTAAGAGACTTTTTATTTTCGCATTAATTTCTCAAGTGCCTTATACGTTTTTAGGGTATCAATACGGAATGGAAATTTGTCCGTTTCAATTAAGTGTTATGTTTACGTTATTGTTATCTCTTGGAGTAATGCATGTATATGATAAGGGAATTGAGCATATATCTTGCTTTCGTAAAGAAAAAAGTTATAAGGTACTCTTGCTAGGGATATTAATATTTATTGGGTTGTGCTTAATAATTATAGCTCCAGAAATATTAAACAAAATAACTGATGGTAAAATTAATTTCGAATATAGTTTTTATTTGCTTCTAATGGTACTATTATTTCATATTAATCATGATAAAAAAATACTAATGGTATTAAGCTATACTATTTTGTCAATTATTTGTGCTTATATAATTGGAGTTCAAATGATATCAAGATTTTTAGAAAAAACACTTGAATTCAGTTGTGCGTTAAAAATGATGACAAAAAATGGTGCTTTTTTCAAGCTTGATGGATACTTTTTTCAAGTAAGAAGCATATTTGCATTTATTCCAATATTCATATTTGAGTCATTTAAAACAGAATTTAAACTTAATAAATATGTTGGTTATTGGTTCTATCCTGCACATATGGCGATATTGATAATGATTTCATGGATAATAAAATAA